From Leptospira sp. WS58.C1, one genomic window encodes:
- a CDS encoding DUF1574 domain-containing protein, with translation MSENERPQNEKINFFTHPFLFYPVLLFIFIFAIDKLFFLDKVRDYVKVELTYIYYDVKQDLLEEMISKFGKSAGKKSDKKLVLLMGSSRMLYFKNEEILDFYPDWEVYNLSSAVTTPAYYLYFLERLFEAGVKPDFLVMEADPFQFNANSTTFKKSNLANSFDLRFVLSNAWDLGKENVNYYLGNYFFGVSKNKPYLTNVYSHLTNKKFEQADLIKKLTIESLHRDKGNAISPAGGFMEKDFGKLEASSIRTIGWIYPKYSPSEMQFSFYEKILDRVTKEKVPTLVVRPEVSLPLEKLLKELNIPAPWWDRIRPINQKFGIPIIDMAEAPDYECNTFADSGHMAVDCYRPFLRFLRMRYPGE, from the coding sequence GTGTCCGAGAACGAACGTCCGCAGAACGAAAAAATTAATTTTTTCACCCATCCGTTTCTATTTTATCCCGTACTTCTTTTTATATTCATATTTGCCATAGATAAATTGTTCTTTTTGGATAAGGTCAGAGACTACGTAAAAGTAGAATTAACCTATATCTATTACGACGTTAAGCAGGATCTCTTAGAGGAGATGATCTCCAAGTTCGGCAAGAGCGCGGGGAAGAAGTCCGATAAAAAATTAGTACTTCTAATGGGCTCTTCCAGAATGTTGTATTTCAAGAACGAGGAGATCCTGGACTTCTATCCGGATTGGGAAGTATATAATCTTTCGTCTGCGGTGACCACTCCCGCCTATTATCTCTATTTTCTCGAAAGATTATTCGAAGCGGGCGTCAAGCCGGACTTTCTGGTTATGGAAGCGGATCCTTTCCAATTTAATGCAAACAGTACTACATTCAAAAAATCGAATTTAGCGAATAGTTTCGATCTTAGATTCGTTCTTTCCAATGCATGGGACCTAGGTAAGGAAAACGTAAACTATTATCTGGGAAATTATTTCTTCGGAGTGAGTAAGAACAAGCCGTACCTGACGAATGTATATTCTCACCTTACAAATAAAAAATTCGAACAAGCGGATCTGATCAAAAAACTGACCATAGAATCTCTGCATCGAGACAAGGGGAATGCGATCTCTCCTGCCGGCGGTTTTATGGAGAAGGACTTCGGCAAATTGGAAGCAAGTTCCATCCGTACGATCGGTTGGATCTACCCTAAATATTCACCCTCCGAAATGCAATTTTCCTTTTACGAAAAGATCCTGGATAGAGTGACAAAAGAAAAAGTTCCTACTTTGGTGGTCCGTCCGGAAGTTTCTCTACCATTGGAAAAACTTCTGAAAGAACTGAATATCCCGGCTCCTTGGTGGGACAGGATACGTCCCATCAACCAAAAGTTCGGGATCCCTATCATCGATATGGCGGAAGCGCCCGACTACGAGTGTAATACTTTTGCGGACAGCGGTCATATGGCTGTGGACTGTTATCGTCCATTCTTACGTTTTTTAAGAATGAGATATCCGGGAGAGTAA
- a CDS encoding SRPBCC family protein, translated as METRSIIKEFKYDFPLEKVWSAVTVNEELIHWLADKVTGRPKLGGTFSWTWNLGPEGELTSTGIYKKIVPFQELILQWQDHPAGDIELKLEFEKDGDSTVLKLTNSGYPIGEKFDHWIEAASEGWDEESMHLLQYLRKN; from the coding sequence ATGGAAACTAGAAGTATTATTAAAGAATTCAAATATGATTTTCCTTTGGAAAAAGTCTGGAGTGCCGTCACGGTCAACGAAGAGTTGATTCATTGGTTAGCCGATAAGGTGACAGGGCGTCCTAAACTTGGCGGTACTTTTTCCTGGACTTGGAATCTAGGGCCTGAAGGAGAACTTACGTCTACGGGTATTTATAAAAAAATAGTTCCTTTCCAAGAGTTAATACTTCAGTGGCAAGACCATCCCGCAGGTGATATAGAACTCAAATTAGAGTTCGAAAAAGACGGAGATTCCACTGTTCTTAAACTCACTAACTCAGGATATCCTATAGGAGAAAAATTCGACCATTGGATCGAGGCCGCCTCCGAAGGCTGGGACGAAGAAAGTATGCATTTGTTACAGTATCTCAGGAAGAACTAA
- the batC gene encoding TPR repeat-containing protein BatC, which translates to MGLTKKAAPVLLLLLSFWSRDVYTFELDPGGNRIKEGKNSYEQGDYKSSLERYKEADPYFPEDPRLEFNRGDCEYRSGNLDKAIRHFEKSADSKDSTLRAQSHFNLGNSYLKMGDRKKAAEHYLRSLKENPNLESAKKNLEWLRKLPPPEGKEGSENKESLSEEKEDKSSASKQGSKGKEKAEKQSKSGAGKDQKDKNRSKMEDELDRIMESMDLDPVKRRSPGSRNKEVFW; encoded by the coding sequence GTGGGTCTTACCAAAAAAGCAGCTCCTGTTCTTTTGCTCCTTCTCTCTTTTTGGTCGAGAGATGTTTATACCTTTGAATTAGATCCCGGAGGGAATCGGATCAAAGAGGGTAAGAATTCCTACGAGCAAGGAGATTATAAAAGTTCCTTGGAAAGATACAAAGAAGCGGATCCGTATTTTCCGGAAGATCCTAGGTTGGAATTCAATCGAGGAGATTGTGAATACAGATCCGGGAACTTAGACAAGGCGATCCGTCATTTCGAAAAATCCGCTGACTCGAAGGATTCGACCTTAAGAGCACAATCTCATTTTAATTTAGGAAATTCTTATCTAAAGATGGGAGATCGTAAAAAAGCGGCGGAACATTATCTTCGCTCTCTAAAGGAAAACCCTAATTTAGAATCCGCTAAAAAAAATTTGGAATGGTTGCGTAAACTTCCCCCTCCGGAAGGAAAAGAAGGTTCCGAAAACAAAGAAAGTTTATCCGAGGAAAAGGAAGACAAATCCTCCGCATCCAAACAAGGTTCTAAAGGGAAGGAGAAGGCGGAAAAACAATCCAAGTCCGGCGCCGGAAAGGATCAGAAAGATAAAAACAGATCCAAGATGGAGGACGAATTAGATCGTATCATGGAGTCCATGGATCTAGATCCGGTGAAAAGAAGAAGCCCAGGTTCTAGGAACAAAGAGGTGTTCTGGTGA
- a CDS encoding BatD family protein, producing the protein MKRFLLLLLLGVLPLFAQGPKFYLSQTRADLGDAVFIILETEGSAQVRLIEKEWNGQGIKAVYWGTEENTTIVNFKVYRKKLIKYRLTASAPGRYSVPEIEVEVDGQKVATGMMALEISPRSSTTNKSSGFFSNRYFFSEETDGPEDGDLKVLFRTNKEQVWVGEPILGFFTLYYRNAIRPYIDRDFSSSIEFPYFRSEALSGINLLIPEQVIYEGIEFETAVYNKETFILTPLRKGEYSLGSTVFHLEGRQQSFFHMRSIKTIPSKIFVKDLPSPAPTGFKGAVGNFKISLEEYPKAAFLGEPFQFKLTISGNGNLSSIKDPLLSVCDPPCYPEITFLQTRQQRDFRELGPGEFGFYLNHSYYYSVLPKKEGIWKPEDLKFTFFNPGLGKYETVSLRFPDLEIGPSRPKQDIAPEDATSRGGSFLAVYILLSSLLIGAGIFAVLTLRKKYQAEVILKRLDLWIGSKRGFVLKHSVMTKGLPEEEASLLAGWKSETVPLTETYKSLGPSSRETLLRISRWLSDKIQKEESE; encoded by the coding sequence GTGAAACGTTTCCTTCTTCTTTTATTATTAGGAGTTTTGCCTTTATTTGCACAAGGTCCCAAATTTTATCTTAGCCAAACCAGAGCGGACCTGGGAGACGCTGTATTTATCATTCTAGAAACGGAAGGCAGCGCTCAAGTCCGATTGATCGAGAAAGAATGGAACGGACAAGGGATCAAGGCGGTTTACTGGGGAACCGAAGAGAACACCACCATAGTAAACTTCAAAGTATATCGTAAAAAACTAATTAAGTATAGGCTAACAGCTTCTGCGCCCGGACGTTATTCCGTCCCGGAAATAGAGGTAGAAGTAGATGGACAAAAGGTGGCGACCGGAATGATGGCTTTGGAAATTTCTCCAAGAAGTTCCACTACAAATAAATCTTCCGGTTTTTTCTCGAATCGGTATTTTTTCAGCGAAGAGACCGATGGTCCTGAAGATGGGGATTTGAAGGTCCTTTTTCGAACGAACAAGGAACAAGTCTGGGTAGGGGAGCCGATCCTGGGATTTTTCACTCTATATTACAGAAACGCGATACGTCCTTATATTGATCGGGATTTTTCCAGTTCCATCGAATTTCCTTATTTCAGGAGCGAGGCGCTTTCGGGTATCAATCTTTTGATCCCGGAACAGGTGATTTACGAAGGAATAGAATTCGAAACGGCTGTTTATAATAAGGAAACTTTCATCCTGACACCTTTGAGAAAAGGTGAATATTCTTTAGGTTCCACGGTATTTCATTTGGAAGGAAGACAGCAGTCCTTCTTTCATATGAGGAGTATTAAGACGATCCCGAGTAAAATTTTCGTAAAGGATCTGCCTTCCCCTGCTCCGACCGGATTTAAAGGTGCGGTCGGTAATTTTAAGATAAGTTTAGAAGAATATCCTAAAGCCGCTTTTTTAGGAGAACCTTTTCAGTTTAAGCTGACCATTTCCGGGAACGGAAATCTTTCTTCCATTAAAGATCCTTTATTGAGTGTATGTGACCCTCCTTGTTATCCGGAGATCACTTTTTTACAAACAAGGCAGCAAAGAGATTTTAGAGAGCTTGGCCCTGGAGAATTCGGATTTTATCTGAATCATTCTTATTATTATTCCGTGCTACCTAAAAAAGAAGGAATCTGGAAACCGGAAGATCTGAAATTTACTTTTTTCAATCCAGGTTTGGGAAAATATGAAACTGTTTCTCTTCGTTTTCCCGATTTGGAAATCGGTCCTTCCAGGCCGAAACAGGATATTGCTCCCGAGGATGCGACAAGCCGGGGCGGTTCTTTTCTGGCAGTTTATATTCTTCTTTCTTCCCTATTGATTGGGGCAGGTATTTTCGCGGTTTTGACTCTGCGTAAAAAATACCAAGCAGAAGTAATATTGAAACGACTTGACCTCTGGATAGGTTCCAAAAGAGGTTTTGTTTTGAAACATTCAGTGATGACCAAGGGATTGCCGGAGGAAGAGGCTAGTCTTCTTGCGGGTTGGAAGTCCGAAACGGTCCCATTGACCGAAACCTATAAGAGTCTGGGACCTTCTTCCCGAGAAACTCTTCTTAGGATCTCCCGTTGGTTGTCTGATAAAATACAGAAGGAGGAATCCGAATGA
- the batA gene encoding VWA domain-containing protein BatA, with the protein MTEWESPYYLFLILPIWIWTFYSYWKNQPALGMELRIPGKVQYGSFSAKRFLSSVAPLIRPVALTIFVISVAGPGKRYRFLPDETKGVDIILALDVSGSMSKSRDFLPETRLGVSKKLLKEFIRKRENDRLGLVVFAGGAYLQSPLTSDREVLEEILSQAEEETVPEQGTAIGDALILSCYRLRRSPAKSKVIVLITDGASNTGRIDPVTATEIAKGVGVKIYSIGIGKEDQSYEVNFEILDILSKKTGGVFYRAEDIGELREVLASIDSLEKDLLILPPEEVRESESLIFLTYALAFLGLDLLLRSWVFRYYV; encoded by the coding sequence ATGACGGAATGGGAGTCTCCTTATTATCTTTTTCTAATTCTTCCGATTTGGATCTGGACATTCTATTCCTATTGGAAAAACCAACCGGCCTTGGGAATGGAACTCAGGATCCCGGGAAAAGTCCAATACGGTTCCTTCTCCGCAAAACGGTTTTTATCTTCGGTTGCACCATTAATTCGACCCGTTGCCCTAACGATATTCGTGATCTCAGTCGCAGGTCCCGGGAAAAGATATAGATTTCTTCCCGACGAAACCAAGGGAGTGGATATCATTTTGGCACTGGACGTCTCCGGTTCAATGTCCAAGAGTAGGGACTTCTTACCCGAAACCCGTCTAGGAGTTTCTAAAAAATTACTCAAAGAGTTTATTAGAAAAAGAGAAAATGATCGTTTGGGATTGGTAGTATTTGCGGGAGGAGCTTATCTGCAATCACCATTAACAAGCGATAGGGAAGTATTAGAAGAAATATTAAGTCAAGCAGAGGAAGAAACGGTCCCGGAACAAGGGACAGCTATCGGAGACGCACTGATCCTATCTTGTTATAGATTACGAAGGTCGCCTGCGAAATCTAAAGTGATCGTGCTCATAACTGATGGTGCTTCGAATACGGGTCGTATAGATCCGGTCACAGCTACGGAGATCGCAAAAGGTGTAGGAGTTAAAATTTATTCCATAGGGATCGGAAAAGAAGACCAATCTTATGAGGTGAATTTCGAAATTTTGGATATACTTTCCAAAAAAACGGGAGGAGTATTTTATAGAGCGGAAGATATCGGTGAGTTGCGGGAGGTATTGGCATCCATCGACTCTTTGGAAAAGGATCTTCTGATCTTACCTCCGGAAGAAGTGAGAGAGTCGGAATCCTTAATCTTTCTGACCTATGCCCTGGCTTTTTTAGGTTTGGATCTACTTTTGAGATCTTGGGTGTTTCGGTATTACGTATGA
- a CDS encoding AAA family ATPase, which yields MESIAKDRENIPLTESDIQFAKDTLDRIRLELTGEITGQEAVVKNLLISLACQGHVLLEGMPGLAKTLLAKSLSSALDLDFKRVQFTPDLLPADLIGTVVFNPKNGEFNTRKGPIFTGVLLADEINRAPAKVQSALLECMEERTVTIGDNTFPLERPFLVLATENPIDQDGTYPLPEAQMDRFFMKVLVDYPDMDEELAILEQHGRLATGPKRIKKTATAKDVLKISSLVDRVHVEPKLKSYIVRLVRNTRPEEKTVPDLLPYVKHGASPRASLSLLKASRAKALWEGRDYVAPEDVKAVLPEILRHRILLTFEAISEDVGIESVVRIVSDATQVL from the coding sequence ATGGAATCCATTGCCAAAGATCGTGAAAATATTCCCTTAACCGAATCAGATATCCAATTTGCAAAAGATACGTTAGATCGAATCCGGCTGGAACTGACGGGAGAGATCACAGGCCAAGAGGCAGTAGTAAAAAATCTACTCATCTCATTAGCATGCCAAGGCCATGTTCTTTTAGAAGGGATGCCTGGACTTGCAAAAACACTTTTGGCAAAATCTTTGTCATCGGCGCTGGATCTGGATTTTAAAAGAGTGCAGTTTACGCCGGACCTTCTTCCTGCCGACCTGATCGGGACAGTCGTATTCAATCCAAAAAACGGTGAATTCAATACTCGTAAAGGTCCCATCTTTACCGGAGTTTTACTTGCGGACGAGATCAATAGAGCGCCGGCAAAAGTACAGTCCGCTCTTTTGGAATGTATGGAGGAAAGAACGGTCACTATCGGTGACAATACTTTTCCTTTGGAGAGGCCTTTTTTAGTACTCGCTACCGAGAATCCGATCGACCAAGACGGTACTTATCCGTTACCGGAAGCACAGATGGACCGTTTTTTTATGAAAGTCCTTGTGGATTATCCCGATATGGACGAGGAACTAGCGATCTTGGAACAGCATGGCAGACTCGCTACCGGCCCGAAACGTATTAAAAAAACTGCAACTGCTAAAGATGTTCTCAAAATCTCCTCCCTTGTGGATCGAGTGCATGTGGAACCTAAATTAAAAAGTTATATAGTTCGTTTGGTAAGAAATACCCGTCCGGAAGAAAAGACAGTGCCGGATCTTCTTCCTTACGTAAAACATGGGGCCTCTCCTAGGGCAAGTTTGAGCTTACTAAAAGCATCCAGGGCAAAGGCTTTATGGGAGGGAAGGGACTATGTGGCTCCCGAGGATGTGAAGGCCGTTCTACCTGAGATCCTTCGTCATAGAATCTTACTTACCTTCGAAGCGATCTCCGAAGATGTGGGGATCGAGTCGGTAGTCCGGATCGTTTCGGACGCTACCCAGGTGCTTTGA
- a CDS encoding LIC20035 family adhesin — protein sequence MKKILSTAVSISLLIGCSSTSVVENKGKAAEFQILEPNIRVEKFKETFNLKAEGPVKLECAGKPCTPDQVSALTPDQIKKLKRNGAWKEYVEKEDLQKNKFSVLVRVGDYKDDKREGIWKTLYETGETLRETPYVAGLKEGEEKKLAKDGTQLESTIYKADKKNGPYWSKTDKGILSDEGTYADDKKVGTWKDYYNEDGAKKSVIEFKDGKKSGKETNYHKDGNTVSSEGNNSDDLKTGYWKNYYENGSPQSEGNYAPKGAGAEKKSLRIGAWKEYYKNGKLFAEGQRDHTRKGEWTFYWSNGNPAYKGTMMNEMMMSSAEVYDKDGTIVGKGKLLFDLLLMDEKADELKAKYKPDFPFAYYKNGKKSFEIAANGTAVEYDESGAKIGQGPIMPGTNQKNDCWTTPQGKKYYVNGRENPKMGELQGCK from the coding sequence ATGAAAAAAATTCTATCCACAGCGGTTTCAATTTCTCTTTTGATCGGATGTTCTTCGACGAGCGTCGTTGAAAATAAGGGCAAAGCGGCCGAGTTCCAAATTTTAGAGCCGAATATCAGAGTAGAAAAATTCAAAGAAACATTCAATTTAAAGGCAGAAGGTCCGGTCAAGCTGGAGTGCGCCGGTAAACCTTGTACTCCGGATCAAGTCAGCGCTTTGACTCCGGATCAGATCAAAAAATTAAAACGTAACGGCGCTTGGAAAGAATATGTGGAGAAGGAAGATCTTCAAAAGAATAAATTCTCGGTTCTGGTTCGTGTAGGTGATTACAAAGACGATAAAAGAGAAGGTATTTGGAAAACATTGTACGAAACAGGAGAAACGTTAAGAGAAACTCCTTATGTTGCCGGATTAAAAGAAGGTGAAGAGAAAAAACTCGCGAAAGACGGGACACAACTTGAAAGTACGATTTACAAAGCCGACAAGAAGAATGGACCGTACTGGTCTAAAACGGACAAAGGAATCTTGAGTGACGAAGGCACTTACGCGGACGATAAAAAAGTAGGGACTTGGAAAGATTATTATAATGAAGATGGAGCTAAAAAATCCGTAATCGAATTCAAAGACGGCAAAAAAAGCGGTAAAGAAACGAATTATCATAAAGACGGGAATACTGTCTCTTCCGAAGGAAATAATTCGGACGACCTAAAAACGGGTTATTGGAAAAACTATTACGAGAACGGATCTCCCCAGTCCGAAGGTAACTACGCTCCAAAAGGTGCGGGGGCCGAAAAAAAATCCCTTAGAATTGGTGCTTGGAAAGAATATTATAAAAACGGAAAGCTATTCGCGGAAGGGCAGAGAGACCATACCCGTAAGGGAGAATGGACCTTCTATTGGAGCAACGGAAATCCTGCGTATAAAGGGACCATGATGAACGAAATGATGATGAGTTCGGCAGAGGTATATGACAAGGACGGAACGATCGTCGGTAAAGGAAAACTTCTTTTCGACCTTCTGCTCATGGATGAAAAGGCGGACGAGCTGAAGGCTAAATATAAGCCTGATTTCCCGTTTGCATATTATAAAAACGGCAAGAAGTCCTTTGAAATCGCCGCAAACGGTACTGCGGTCGAGTACGACGAGTCCGGAGCGAAGATCGGGCAAGGTCCGATAATGCCTGGAACCAACCAAAAAAACGATTGTTGGACCACGCCTCAGGGTAAAAAATATTACGTAAACGGTAGAGAAAATCCTAAAATGGGGGAACTGCAGGGCTGTAAGTGA
- a CDS encoding DUF58 domain-containing protein: MFRKEYQSLIQLLDCPERGFSLRNRQGTATSSRKGRGIDFKDVRPYAVGDDTRLIDWNVTSRFGELHVREFYEEKERLGVFFLDVSESMDWSSSEWTKAENAFQVLALLVLLYVRKGNLAKILLYSDKLEWETGYIRNTAEALSALEKVRSYPHKKLKTDPKLPFVLLKNRIRRYTDSYILSDFHGLPSLKKLTGLRKFHTLHAIRFKDSLEETAPKGFFQFFLLKDPETGNLPFPAGGSIRKNLEFLFKSRCLELEGKDTDPNKLLEYWRSMS; this comes from the coding sequence ATGTTCCGTAAAGAATACCAAAGCCTGATCCAACTTTTGGATTGTCCAGAGAGAGGATTTTCTCTTCGGAATAGGCAAGGCACGGCTACAAGTTCTAGGAAAGGCAGGGGAATCGACTTTAAGGATGTACGTCCTTATGCAGTTGGAGATGATACGAGACTGATCGATTGGAATGTTACCTCCAGATTCGGAGAATTGCATGTAAGGGAATTTTACGAAGAAAAGGAAAGACTCGGAGTTTTTTTCCTGGATGTTTCCGAATCCATGGACTGGAGCAGCTCGGAATGGACCAAGGCGGAGAATGCTTTTCAAGTCTTAGCTCTATTAGTTTTACTTTATGTACGAAAAGGAAATCTTGCCAAGATCTTACTCTATTCGGACAAGTTAGAATGGGAGACGGGATATATTCGTAACACGGCAGAAGCTCTCTCCGCTTTGGAAAAAGTCCGTTCTTATCCGCATAAAAAACTAAAAACGGATCCTAAACTTCCGTTCGTACTCTTAAAAAACAGGATCAGAAGATACACCGATTCGTATATACTTTCCGATTTTCACGGACTTCCTTCTTTAAAAAAACTTACAGGACTCAGAAAATTCCATACTCTACATGCAATACGATTCAAGGACAGTTTGGAGGAAACCGCTCCCAAAGGTTTTTTCCAATTTTTTTTATTAAAAGATCCTGAAACAGGTAATCTTCCTTTTCCGGCGGGAGGGAGTATCCGCAAAAATCTGGAATTTCTATTTAAGTCCAGATGTTTGGAACTGGAAGGAAAAGACACGGACCCGAATAAACTTCTGGAATATTGGAGAAGTATGTCATGA
- a CDS encoding LIC20036 family protein, with the protein MEKIITNNDLKKISLGILVAAPLFFLLGYFVRGCSSINRQAKVTYSGSFTEGTLVSLNSKNVILQDPDFSIPLETVEKIEFLEDAQSLNSDQVPLSDTEKSFVGTYKLQVGIHKGVLSIFPRKTGGIGATLRFTNWGKGSNEILTGIRVTGKSIRFVRSCAGARCSEIGSNVPFTQTYTGDLDGKKIQGAYQGTNSSGRWLAER; encoded by the coding sequence TTGGAAAAAATTATAACTAATAATGATCTCAAAAAAATCAGCCTAGGAATACTGGTGGCTGCTCCTTTGTTTTTCTTACTCGGATATTTTGTCCGAGGATGTAGCTCCATAAATCGACAGGCAAAGGTGACCTATAGTGGGTCGTTTACGGAAGGGACTCTGGTCTCATTAAATTCTAAAAATGTAATATTGCAAGACCCCGATTTTTCTATCCCTCTGGAAACAGTGGAGAAGATAGAGTTTTTAGAGGATGCTCAAAGTTTGAACTCGGATCAGGTCCCTTTGAGCGACACGGAGAAATCCTTTGTAGGTACTTATAAGCTGCAAGTTGGAATTCATAAGGGAGTGTTGAGTATTTTTCCCCGTAAGACGGGAGGGATAGGAGCCACTTTACGTTTTACGAATTGGGGAAAAGGATCCAACGAGATCTTGACCGGTATACGGGTCACAGGGAAGTCCATTCGTTTTGTGAGATCCTGTGCTGGGGCAAGATGCTCCGAGATAGGTAGCAATGTACCTTTCACCCAAACGTATACAGGAGATTTGGACGGTAAAAAAATCCAAGGCGCTTACCAAGGTACAAATAGTTCCGGCCGCTGGCTTGCAGAACGTTAA
- a CDS encoding SDR family oxidoreductase — protein MRTDLWKGKTIVITGGSSGIGEALLESLSQVPCKIINLSRSEPELVRKISKKKEKRPAEIFHIQADLSSEKEINKAVAKLAKLTDGVDVLFNNAGITAHSRFDQTQIEAFRKAFEVNFFGPVFLTMRLLPFLKRNKGAVMVTSTVSGLYGIPARSAYSSSKSALHAVMESARIELSEEGLRFIIFCPPYTKTNLRASGIDGDGQKLGEPHYSGKSKTPEEVAEKMILAIEDPNSRLVVMDKSGWFVQWMRNISPSFLEKVLYKKLYKDFH, from the coding sequence ATGCGGACAGATCTTTGGAAAGGCAAGACAATCGTAATTACCGGAGGATCTTCGGGGATAGGAGAAGCTTTATTAGAAAGTTTGTCCCAGGTTCCTTGCAAGATTATCAATCTTTCCAGATCGGAACCGGAGTTAGTTCGTAAAATTTCCAAGAAGAAGGAAAAACGACCTGCTGAAATTTTCCATATCCAAGCGGATCTTTCTTCCGAAAAAGAGATCAATAAAGCCGTCGCTAAGTTGGCGAAACTGACAGACGGCGTCGATGTTCTTTTTAATAACGCCGGCATAACCGCTCATTCCAGATTCGATCAAACTCAAATTGAAGCTTTTAGGAAAGCGTTTGAAGTGAACTTTTTCGGCCCCGTCTTCCTTACAATGAGACTTCTTCCCTTCTTAAAAAGGAATAAAGGGGCGGTTATGGTTACGTCTACAGTCAGTGGGCTATACGGGATACCTGCAAGAAGCGCTTATTCTTCTTCCAAATCCGCATTACATGCCGTTATGGAATCCGCGCGTATAGAACTTTCGGAAGAAGGTTTGCGTTTTATCATATTCTGTCCTCCTTATACAAAGACAAATCTAAGAGCGAGCGGTATAGACGGGGACGGCCAGAAACTGGGAGAACCCCATTACTCCGGAAAGAGTAAAACTCCGGAGGAAGTTGCAGAAAAGATGATCCTCGCGATCGAGGATCCAAATTCAAGGCTTGTGGTAATGGATAAGAGCGGGTGGTTCGTTCAATGGATGAGGAATATTTCTCCTTCGTTTTTGGAAAAGGTATTATACAAAAAACTTTATAAGGACTTTCATTAA
- a CDS encoding LB_053 family protein, with translation MKAGQFRRRSLDRIQFLYYTFYFSILLFAAPTFAWNEDWEPKEVGIGDQAEYLLEFQQGEVLDPELPSKGMYPDPDSPDLPLFEVITSEVSDTKIKLVVSYYASGKFSLPIIWKDKDGKEFRSEAILNVRSSLGEKDKTPEEILPPLEFSGKYGWKLAAILAGLAALSFGIFYAWYLNQTASKRTMDALVEADPWVQKILIYESKLDEIINSPPVFARNFYRVLSGYIRENMAKKMNAPFAHLTEAELFQRIYDSFGLEEGEVRNWENTFRKAQYSGEEVEISSSEALKAWDYWKEALSK, from the coding sequence ATGAAGGCGGGGCAGTTCCGTCGTAGATCCTTGGATCGTATTCAATTTTTATACTATACTTTTTATTTTTCCATTCTGCTTTTTGCAGCCCCGACTTTTGCTTGGAACGAAGATTGGGAACCTAAAGAAGTTGGAATAGGAGATCAGGCGGAATATTTGTTGGAATTCCAACAAGGAGAAGTCCTGGATCCTGAACTCCCTTCCAAGGGAATGTATCCTGATCCGGATTCTCCGGATCTTCCGTTATTCGAAGTCATCACTTCCGAAGTTTCCGACACAAAGATCAAGTTGGTTGTTTCGTATTACGCTTCCGGAAAATTTTCCCTTCCTATTATTTGGAAGGATAAGGACGGAAAAGAATTCCGTTCGGAAGCGATTCTTAACGTTCGTTCTTCCCTGGGGGAGAAGGACAAAACCCCTGAAGAGATCCTGCCACCCTTGGAATTCTCAGGGAAGTACGGTTGGAAATTAGCAGCAATCCTTGCGGGTCTGGCTGCATTGAGTTTTGGGATCTTTTACGCTTGGTATTTAAACCAAACCGCATCCAAAAGGACCATGGACGCACTTGTGGAGGCGGATCCTTGGGTTCAGAAAATTCTAATATACGAAAGTAAATTGGATGAGATAATCAATTCTCCTCCGGTATTTGCCAGGAACTTTTATAGGGTCCTATCCGGTTATATCCGGGAGAATATGGCGAAAAAAATGAATGCCCCATTTGCGCATCTAACGGAAGCGGAATTATTCCAACGTATTTATGATTCATTCGGATTGGAAGAAGGGGAAGTTCGAAATTGGGAGAATACTTTCCGTAAAGCGCAATATTCCGGAGAGGAAGTGGAGATCTCTTCTTCCGAGGCTTTGAAGGCCTGGGATTATTGGAAGGAGGCGCTTTCCAAATGA